The Phycisphaerae bacterium DNA window GAAATTTGCTAAACAGATGCTACGAGTGTAGCATAATTTTTTTACTTTTTTAATTTGAGGGTTTTTCAGATGAACATTTATGTAGGTAATTTGTCAAGAGATGTAACAGAAGACCAGTTACGGCAGGCTTTTGAGGCTTATGGTGAAGTTAAGACCGTGTCCATTATAAAGGACAAACTCACCGGAGAGCCAAGGGGATTTGGCTTCGTTGAAATGTCTTCCAATGAGCAGGCAGCCGCGGCATTGCAGGAACTTGACGGCAAGGACCTTGGCGGCAGGGCGCTGAAGGTTAATGAAGCTCACGATCGCGCTGACAAGGGCGGCGGCAGAGGCCCGCGTCGCGGCGGCGGTTTTGGCGGCAGAGGCGGCGGCGGTGGTTTCGGCGGCAGAGGCGGCCGAGAGGGCGGTTATCGTTCTCCAAGGTAGTAATCCAGACCAGTACCTAACTAAATAATTATCAGCGGCCCGTACTGTCTTTTTATGGTACGGGCTTCTGTAATTGTTCTTATCATTTACGGTAAGGCATTAGGGGTTTTCGTATATTTGCTCGCACTTGCCGGAATAAACAGGCTGGCCGGTGTTTCTGCAGCATGACGTGTCATG harbors:
- a CDS encoding RNA-binding protein, with amino-acid sequence MNIYVGNLSRDVTEDQLRQAFEAYGEVKTVSIIKDKLTGEPRGFGFVEMSSNEQAAAALQELDGKDLGGRALKVNEAHDRADKGGGRGPRRGGGFGGRGGGGGFGGRGGREGGYRSPR